CCGACGCCTTCCTCGGCCGCTTCTGGACCTTCACCGTCTCCTCCCTCGTCTACCTCTCGGTCAGTACCATCTCCCGATTGATCTTCAGTCCAGTGGAGCCCAATTTGATCCGCAATCCAGTATGTTTCACAAGCCACAACGCATCATTGACACTGAGAGCTCATCCTCAGACATGGTTTCACTCACAgcacatcagtagtagtagtaaactAGTAACTCTAATGAGTGATGACTCGAACAAGGCACTGCAGTAGAAAACGTACCAGAAATTACGACGCTAGCGGCGGCTATTCGAGAACCACACCATGTCTGAAACTCGCCGGAGAGACAAGTCAGTCAGAGCCCGACGCCGGCAGTAGAAGATTCTTACGGACAATCGTTGTCAGCTCAGGCCGACCAACCAGGACTAGTGTTTTGTCATGACGGTTAGGATTACGACCGGAGAAGAAAAACGCATTTGGATTTCGGAATCTTTCGGCTGGGAGGCGTGGGCGAAAGCTTAGTCCTACTCTGCTTTGCTTGTCCTGTTTCTGCGCTACACGTACGGCGGCCCCACCGGCGTCCATCACACAAGGCGTATGCCGATCGCTGTACCCAAAGCATGGCAAAAAGGCTATCATGTCCATGCCAATCCAGAACCAAGATTTATAGTACGGCTGGAAAACCCTTCACATGTGTCACCGTCCATGACAATAATGCTAAGAACTACACTATGAAAATGTCTTAGATTTTGAGACGGAACTGGTAGTATTCATAGTATATCTTAGTACAAACATtaataatagtaatattttttggACAAAACGGTGAATTTTATTGGCTTAAAATGGGCATTAAGAAAGTCATTAAGACCAAAGCTAAGCGTAGATGAGAAAAAATAAAACTCAAAGCGATCAGATTCGTGATTGGCAAGCTACAATAATGGCCTTATCCGTACAGACCATCTCATAACACCACAAAGACGCCGaggttcttcaacaacaacgcTTTCAGGATCTAGCCACCCAAAGTCAAAATATAAGTTTTCACCTTGAAGAACCAGTCTGATCATATCTGAGCAATGGCTTTAACAAGGTAACGACGTAAAAATATCGCCATTGCCAGGTTTAACCAACTCAGGTCAGACCTAGACCTTCATCCTAGAGCTCGAGACCGGATACTCGAGTTGCACCACTATCGACGCCAATCATGGGTTGTCACCACCACTTTTCTACGATCCCAGCAGCTACATGTGACGTGCGACTGTGAACGATGCACAACAATCCTTCTACACCAAACCGTCGTCCATAGTTTGCATTTTTTGCATTCTACTATAATTTACACATAGTGTAACTAAAATAATGTATTTCCTTTAAGAAGAGGATTAAAAAAAACTTACACACAACTTTGCACAGAAATTGCACATTATCGTAATATGTAAAAATAAtcatataatcatgaaattttggcacatattatataatattttttgtatataattacactcagccaaaaacctacaaaaaacaaaaaaaacaataaaggaaagaaaaaaaggaaaaaggtaaATGCATAGAAataaaaaaaacataaataaaaaatgAAGCAAAAATACCCATAAAAGAAAGAATTAAATTTCCGAAGGAAGAATGAATGATCAACATTGGTATTACCATTTAAgaacaaaaaaaatgagaaaaagaatcTAAAACAAACAATGACAAAATTTGCATGAAATATACATAAAAATTGTGCTTCTTTACAATATGCAAGAATAATCATATAAATGTAGAatttttgcaaaaacaaaatcTGAGAACAAATGAATTGTGCCATTGGTATTAACCTTAAAGTAGAATGAAAATGAAGTAAAgacttttttttttggaaaataatGAATTAGTGGCGTTAGTATTTTCTTTaagaagaaaaaaataacaaaaacttACACACAACTTTACACCGAAATTGCATTTTCTcgtaatatgcaaaaataatcatataatcatgaaattttggcACATATTATATAGTATTTGTGTGTATATAATTACACCCAGccaacccccacccccccccccccctaaaaaaaattataaccaataaaggaaataaaaaaggaaaaagaaagtaTGCTGCCTAGAATTAAACGGGCGCAACCAAGACAAAGAAGTCGGCCGGTACCGATTTGACTAAGCAAAACAATGCGCCAATCGATTCCTTGCAGCCCAGCCCAACAACAGAATTAAACAGAAAAAAATGAAACCAGCACAGATCTCGTAGCATGATCCAACGAAcagaaaattgactgaccagaaaATAAAAAGTCAGCTGACTGAAATGTAGCTAGAGTGTTCCGCTTGTGATTCAAAATGGAAGATTCAACATgcagtaaaaaaacaagcaaaatttCACCATTTTTTTTCAAAGAGTATGAGGAAAAGGGAAAATTTTGTGGTTAGTAAATGTCGGATGATTCATGTTGTTGCAGGGCATGGTTCTGATAACCCTGGCCGTCTCCCTGAAGCCGCTGCACCCGCAGTGCACGGCGGGCGGCGACTGCGCCCCGGCGACGCGGCAGCAGGTCGCCTTCCTGTACGCGGCGCTCTACACCATGGCCGTCGGCGCGGGTGGGACCAAGCCCAACATCTCGACGTTCGGCGCAGACCAGTTCGACGACTTCGACGCCCGGGAGCGCGAGGTCAAGGCCTCCTTCTTCAACTGGTGGCTGTTCAGCTCCTTCGCCGGCGGCCTCGTCGCCGTGCTCGTCCTCGTCTACGTGCAGGAGGAGGTCGGCTGGGGCGTCGGGTACACGATCCCCACGGTCGGCCTCGCCCTGTCCCTCGTGCTCTTCTACGTGGGCACGCCGTTCTACCGGCACAAGCCGGTCACGCGGAGCACGGCGGCCGGCCCGGCGAGGCTGATCGGCAGGGTGCTCAGGGCGGCGTACGCGAACCGGGGATGCCCGCTCACCGGCGAGCTGCACGAGCATGACAAGGCGTGGTACGCCGCGGCCGGGAAGCGGCTTCTGCTCCACACGGAGGGTAACTTCAGGTTCTTGGACAAGGCGGCGATCCGTGAGCGTGAGGCGTGCACGGTGACCGAGGTCGAGGAGGTGAAGCTGATCGCCGGCATGATCGTGGTGTGGCTGGTTACCCTGGTGCCATGCACCATCTGGGCGCAGGTGAACACCCTGTTCGTGAAGCAAGGGACGACGCTGGACCGCTCCGTCGGCGGCGTGCGCATCCCGGCCGCGTCCCTCGGCAGCTTCGTCACCATCTCCATGCTCATCTCGATCCCGATCTACGACCGCGTGCTGGTGCCGCTGGCCCGGCGGCGCACGGGCAACCCGCGCGGCATCACCCTCCTGCAGCGCCTCGGCGTCGGCTGCGCGCTGCAGGTGCTCGTCGTGGCCTGCGCCTGCCTGGTGGAGGTCCGGCGCATGCGCGTGATCCGGGAGCGCGCCGCCCGCGGCCCCCACGACACGATGCCGATGAGCGTCTTCTGGATGCTGCCGCAGTACGTGCTGCTGGGCGTCGGCGACGTGTTCAACTCCGTGGGCATCCTCGAGTTCTTCTACGACCAGTCGCCGGAGGGGATGCGGAGCCTCggcaccaccttcttcaccagcggGCTCGGCGTCGGGAACTTCCTCAACAGCCTGCTCGTGACGCTCGTCGACCGGGCCACCGCCACCACTACCGGGGGGAGCTGGATCGGCGACAACCTCAATGACTCGCACCTCGACTACTACTACGCGTTCCTGCTGCTCCTCACCGTGGCCAACATGGCGCTCTTCGTGTGGGTGGCCATGCGGTACAGGTACAAGAGAGAGTTCTTGGAGGACAGCGGCGCAATGGAGACCGAGAATGAGATGGTGGCCGGCGGCAAGGTAAAGGCGGACCTGCCTGCGCGTCTGCCTGACAACACAACAAGGGACAGAGCATATGTACTGGAGTAGCAGTATATTGTACAGAGTACTTTTTTTAGGGGTTATAAACCAACCTTTATGGATCGAAATCCACGTGTAATGGAATAAAAAAGGATCATGAGGTTGAATCAACCAGGTGTATAGATTCCGATCCAGCGAATGTGAAAACTTGGCTAACCTATCGGCGTCGCGATTAGTTGCTCTGCCTTGAAAGTAAAGGAAACATTAAAAGCTAATGATTGCATTGTATCCTCCACAGCTAGCTTTGTCCATGTCGTTGCTTGGAGTCCGATGCAATTATAAAATTGTGGATCATCAAATCTTCTGCAAGAGCAAGTCCTTTGGGTCACGCTATAGCCTCCAAAGTTGCTTCATCGGTTATCCCTTCTATCACCAGCGCCGAACTACC
The sequence above is drawn from the Triticum aestivum cultivar Chinese Spring chromosome 7A, IWGSC CS RefSeq v2.1, whole genome shotgun sequence genome and encodes:
- the LOC123149065 gene encoding protein NRT1/ PTR FAMILY 5.1, with amino-acid sequence MEELKPEFTKDGSVDLRGRPVVAARTGRWKACSFLVGYEAFERMAFYGVASNLVVYLTTQMRQETVPSVRSVNNWTGTVWMTPIAGAYVADAFLGRFWTFTVSSLVYLSGMVLITLAVSLKPLHPQCTAGGDCAPATRQQVAFLYAALYTMAVGAGGTKPNISTFGADQFDDFDAREREVKASFFNWWLFSSFAGGLVAVLVLVYVQEEVGWGVGYTIPTVGLALSLVLFYVGTPFYRHKPVTRSTAAGPARLIGRVLRAAYANRGCPLTGELHEHDKAWYAAAGKRLLLHTEGNFRFLDKAAIREREACTVTEVEEVKLIAGMIVVWLVTLVPCTIWAQVNTLFVKQGTTLDRSVGGVRIPAASLGSFVTISMLISIPIYDRVLVPLARRRTGNPRGITLLQRLGVGCALQVLVVACACLVEVRRMRVIRERAARGPHDTMPMSVFWMLPQYVLLGVGDVFNSVGILEFFYDQSPEGMRSLGTTFFTSGLGVGNFLNSLLVTLVDRATATTTGGSWIGDNLNDSHLDYYYAFLLLLTVANMALFVWVAMRYRYKREFLEDSGAMETENEMVAGGKVKADLPARLPDNTTRDRAYVLE